Sequence from the Thermocoleostomius sinensis A174 genome:
GGGTCAGCAGTGGATCTTTTTGATACAAACCGCTGTACTCGGTAATTTCATCCGTTCCAGTGCGGAGAGTAAACAAGATTACGCAGGCAAAACCGCCCAGGTTCATGAACAAATACACCAGCAAATAGAATACCATGCTGGCATAGCCTGCCTCTGTGCCGACAATTAAGCCAATCATGACAAATCCGGCTTGGGCGATCGATGAGTAGGCTAACATGCGTTTCATGCTGGTTTGAGCCAGCGCTACCACATTGCCCAATATCATACTAAGAATTGCCAACGCCGTAAGCACAAATCGCCATTGGTCAGATACCATCGGGAAGGCACTAACCAGCAAGCGAATCGCCAACGCGAAGCCAGCGGCTTTGGAGCCAACAGACAAAAAGGCAACAACTGGGGTTGGTGAGCCTTCGTACACGTCGGGCGTCCACTGGTGAAATGGAACTGCCGCGATCTTAAAAGCAATTCCAGCAATCACAAACACCAGCGCAATTACAATGCCCAAAGATTGTTCGCCGTTATTGGCAACGATATTCGTTGTGATGGTGCTAAGTCGGGTTTCGCCGCCCGATAGACCGTACAGCAACGACACACCATAAAGAAAGATTGCCGAACTAGCTGCCCCAATGAGCAAGTACTTCAAGGCTGCTTCGTTGGAACGCGGATCACGCTTCATGTAGCCTGTCAGCAAATAAGACGAGATACTGAGAGTTTCCAGCGAAACAAAGACCATAATAAGCTCGTCAGCACCAGACAGGAACATACCTCCCAACGTGGCTGTGAGTAGGATCACAATAAACTCGGCAAGGGCCGTTCCTGACTGTTCAACATAGCGAATCGACATAAGGAGGGTGACAGCGGCTGAGAGGGCAATCACTCCCCGGAAAACAATGCTCAGCGCATCGCCATTAAACGCTCCTAAAAAGGAGATTGGGTTTGAGGTGTCCCAGCAAAAGTAGAGGGCAACCACCGCCGCAAGCAGACCAGCGATCGCCAGGTAGGGCGACCACCGAGCCGAGGATGCGCGTCCCGTGATGAGATCACCCACCAGCACTACCAGTAGGGTTGCAAGCACAATTCCCTCTGGCAAGATGGTTCCAGTATTCAACTGGGCGACAAGGTTGGCAAAGTCCATAGAATTCTGGCAAGTTGAGTAATATCAGCAAAGAACAAGAGAGCAGGAGGATGGTTGTAGATGATAGAAATGGCTACTCATTAACTTTAGCGAGGCTCGATCGCATCCTTCATCCTCATCTCTCAGTCCTTATCTGAAAAGATTCTTCATACTGGATCATACCCTGTGAAACTGCTTAATCCTGGTCGAAGCGTGATCAGAAATCACAACGTCAACTCTAGTTTTACTGATATGAACTATAAAGTATGGATCTGGGTCTGCTTACATCCGCTAGTTAGAGGCACTTGTGCAGCACACAGCCTTTCATTCACCCATCCTTAGCCGCAGCAACCTCCTGTGACGTGAAAATTTTATCTCGGAAATTTAGCCCAGTCGTTAGTTCAGTGTTCTGTTTGGCAAAGTCGGTTTCTAGGAGCGATCTTCAGCAAAGTTCTTCAACTCCACGGTTCCAAACTGCTAGGTTAGAAGAACAGATAGGTTAGAAGACTGAATGAGGCAAGCTCTCTCGAGACTTAGCCAGTTGACCGCCAGATTTTTGTCGAAGAGCGATTG
This genomic interval carries:
- a CDS encoding NAD(P)H-quinone oxidoreductase subunit N, which translates into the protein MDFANLVAQLNTGTILPEGIVLATLLVVLVGDLITGRASSARWSPYLAIAGLLAAVVALYFCWDTSNPISFLGAFNGDALSIVFRGVIALSAAVTLLMSIRYVEQSGTALAEFIVILLTATLGGMFLSGADELIMVFVSLETLSISSYLLTGYMKRDPRSNEAALKYLLIGAASSAIFLYGVSLLYGLSGGETRLSTITTNIVANNGEQSLGIVIALVFVIAGIAFKIAAVPFHQWTPDVYEGSPTPVVAFLSVGSKAAGFALAIRLLVSAFPMVSDQWRFVLTALAILSMILGNVVALAQTSMKRMLAYSSIAQAGFVMIGLIVGTEAGYASMVFYLLVYLFMNLGGFACVILFTLRTGTDEITEYSGLYQKDPLLTLCLSLCLLSLGGIPPLAGFFGKIYLFWAGWKAGAYTLVLLGLITSVISIYYYIRVVKMMVVKEPEEMSDAVKNYPPIQWNLPGMRPLQVGLIVCLVATSLAGILSNPLFTLANNSVARTTWLQPATMAIPEKVAIAESQRIATEPELSR